The Cyclobacterium amurskyense genome contains the following window.
GATTTAAATGGAGATGGAATAATTTCTACTGGTAATGGTACTTTAAGTGATCCTGGAGATAGGAAAATCATAGGAAACGATACACCTAGATTGTCTTTTGGATTGAATAATAATTTACAATGGAAGAATTTCACTTTGAATCTTTTCTTCCAAGGTATTTGGAAAAGAGACCACTGGCCTACTTCTGGAAACTGGACCTGGTTTTTCCCTTTCAATGCCGGACATGTGGAGAAATATTTCATCACCGATTCTTGGTCTGAGGATAACAGAGATGCCTATTTTGCAGCGCCTCATATTTCTACCAATGACAAGAAAAACATCCAAACACAAAGCAGGTTCTTGCAAAATGCCGGTTACATCCGTTTGAAGAATGCCAATTTAGGTTACAATCTTCCTCAAAACTGGATGGAGACCATTGGTTTCCAAAATGCCAATATCTATTTTTCAGGCATGAATCTTTGGGAATATTCTCCGATTCGCAAGCCTTTGGATCCTGAAACCATTTATGCAGGAGCTATCGAGTATCCTATGCAAAGGGTATATACTTTAGGTGCAAGGATTACCTTTTAATTATTTAAATCGAAAAAAGTATGAAAATATATAAATTTATATGGGCTGCCGTTTGCCTGACACCATTATTGCTATTATCATGCAACGATGATTTCTTGGAGCGCTACCCACTTGATGAGGTTAGTAATGAGACCTTCTGGAATACAGAAAATGACTTAATGGTTTATAATAATAGCCTTTACCATTTGGCATTGAATGATGACAATGTACCTATTCTTCATGGTCATTTCGATGGCTTTAATAGTCACTGGGGAAGTTATTGGTTTTTAGATGAATTTTCTGATAACCTTGCTCCAAGACATGACCGACATGCGTTTTTTCAACAAGTACGTGCCGGAAAACAAATTGTGCCAAATGGTGGACAGTGGTTTGGTTATAAAGGATGGAATTTCGTAAGAGCCATCAATGTAGGCTTGGAAAACTATGATAAAGCTGATATACCTGAAGATACAAGGAATAAATATGTAGGAGAAGCTCGTTTGTTGCGTGGTTGGTTTTATGCAGAGAAAGTTCAGAAATTTGGAGATGTTCCATGGGTGGACAGAGAGTTGAACATTGATTCTGATGAGTTATTTGCAGCCAGAACTCCTAGAGAAGAGGCTATGGATAAAGTTTTGGAAGATTTGAATTTTGCTACTGAAAATATTCCGGATGATTGGGGTGATGGCAACGAACCTGGTCGTTTAAACAGATGGGCAGCATTAGCCATTAAATCCAGATTATGTCTATATGAGGGAACTTGGAGAAAATACCACGGAGGTTCCAATGCTGAAATGTGGATTAGAGAAGCAGCTGAAGCTGCCAAAGAAGTAATTGACAATAGCCCTTATGCTATTTACAATACAGGTGATTCAGAAAATGATTTCAATTCATTTATGAGAAAAATTGATATCAGTGGAAACCCTGAAGTAATGGTTTGGAGAAGGTATCAGTTAGGTATCTATACGAATCATGTACAAAGTTACTTCAGTTATTCTGGAGGTGCTACTAAAAGTTTTGTTGAAGATTTTCTAGCAACTGATGGTAAACCTATTTCAATATCAACCCTTTATCAAGGAGATGATACCATTGAAGATGTATTTGCAAACCGTGATCCTCGATTAAGACAAACCATTTTGCATCCTGATGATACTGAAAAGTACAATTATGATAGAGGTGATGGAAGGGATTACCCTAGAGTTGTCGGAATGTCAGGTGGATTTACCACTACTACTGGATATCATATTATCAAACACTACAATGCAGATGATATGATTGGTAAAGCATATAATACTGCTGAATCGCCTGCGATAATTCTTAGGTATGCAGAAGTATTGTTAAACTATGCAGAAGCAAAAGCTGAGCTTGGTGAAATTACTCAAGGTGATCTGGATTTGAGTATCAACCAATTAAGAGACCGTGTTAACATGCCGCATCTAATGATGGATCCACCGATGGATCCAAGGTATGCAAATGATGGGGTTTCTCCTCTAATCGTTGAAATCAGAAGGGAAAGAAGAGTGGAATTGTTCTTGGAAGGTTTCAGGTACAATGATCTTAAAAGATGGAAACAAGGTAAAAAACTGGAAATCCCTGACATGGGAGTTCAGTGGAGCCCTGAAAACCAGGCAAGATTTGAAGGAGCAACAGTACAGACTAGTGTAGATCCAGAATCAGGTAAAACTTATATCGATGTCTACAAAGGCACAGATTGGGCAAATCCTGTATTTGATGAAGCCAAGCATTATTTATGGCCTTTACCATTGGATGATTTGGCTCAAAACCCACAATTAGTACAAAATCCTGGATACAATTAATTGAAAATTATCTAGAATTTTTAATACAGAAAGGCCTGCCGACACGGATTGTTTAAATTTAAACACCATTTTCGGCAGGTTTTTTTTATGCCTTTTTTTACAAGCGGAAAGGAAATACAAAGGGGATATTTTAAATTGTTCCTTTAATTACTTAACCCAAAATGTACCTTATCCCAATGCAAGTAAGTCATCCAGACAAGTATTCTATTTTTTACATAGAATACCTACAATATTTACCTCTACATCTAGTTCAATTCAGCCCTAAATGTTGCAAATTTCAACTGATGAAACTTAGTGGGCGAAACTTACCTGGTTTAGTAGGATCATAAAGAAAATCGAAGTTTGTGAAAATTTTAGAACTCACAGAAAAACAATATTGCAATCTGTTAAACAGAAATAAATTTTAACCACTTCCAGGTAATTTAAGATATACTTTAAAATAACTTTTAGTCACATGAAAATAGCAAAACCCATTCTACCATTGTTGATCACCATAGCCATGCTATGGAACCCATTATTTGCAGTCGAAGCAGATTTTCTAAGCATGGATACTGTGAAATTGGAGAATCCGATAACAGTAAACTATCTGAAACGGCACCTGAAAAAGTCGGGTCCAAAACTGGCACTTACGCCAGCACTTGAAAGAAATTTGAAGCGTAAGATAAAAAGTGACCCTTTGGTGAGGAACTATTATAATGCGCTAAAAGCCAATGCGGATGATGTACTCACAATGCCTGTGCTTACCCGAAATGTTATCGGGCGAAGATTATTGGGAACCTCCCGGGACATGCTGCATCGTGTCAATGTGTTAGGGATTGCTTACCTAATAGAAAAGGACAAGAAATACCTGGATAAGATTAATGAGGAAGTCATTGCTGTAAGTAATTTCTCTGACTGGAACCCTTCTCATTTCCTTGATGTGGCCGAGATGGCGACGGCTGTCGCTTTGGCCATTGACTGGGTAGGCGATGATTTGCCAGCTGCTACTGTGAAGCTTGCGAAGGAGGCATTAATACAGAAAGGTATTGAGCCAAGCTGGAATGGAAACAAAGGTAGAATGTATGGTACCAACAACTGGAATCAGGTTTGTAATGCCGGTATGATTGCTGCCTCTCTTGTGATTGCCGATCAGGACATTGAATTGGCAGCCAAAACCATTCATCGTTCACTCGATGGAATTCCGAATGGACTTATGCAATATGGGCCTGATGGCGCTTATCCTGAAGGTTCTACCTATTGGGGGTACGGTACGGCTTTTACTGTCCTTACCTCTGCCATGCTAAAAACAGCTTTTAAAACTGACTTCGGTATAGGCGATTACCCTGCCTTTAAAGAAAGTGCAGATTTCAGAATTTTGACAATTGCTCCTTCAGGAAATTATTACAATTATGCAGACTGTGGTGACCGTCACAGTAATGCTGGAGACATCATTTTGGCTTGGTTTGCTACACAGACTGGTAATTCCTTATATATAGAGGATGATAAATTTAGTCAACCGGTGGCTGATTTTGGCAAGCTTCATAGAATTGCAGGCGCCGGCTTGGTGTGGTTGGCACAATTTGAAAAAACTGCTGAAGCGGAATTGCCGCTGGTTTATAAGGGAGACGGAAAAAACCCTATCGTCATTATGCGTGATGGAAAAGGGTATTATTTTGGAGGTAAAGGTGGTAAAGGCACCGTGTCCCATGGAAATTTGGATGCTGGCTCATTCATCTGGGAACTTAATGGTGTGAGATGGAGCATTGATCCAGGAAATCAGAATTACAATGAATTAGAGCAAGCAGGGTTTGACCTTTGGGGGTCTTGCCAGGATTGCGAACGCTGGAACTTGTTGACCAAAAACAATTATGGTCACAGCACTTTGACTGTCAATGGTGAACTTCATGTAAATGATGGTTTTGCCAAAATGTTGAGTGTAACCAAAGGGGATCAGCCTGGAGCAGAATTTGATTTGACCCCTGTCTTTGGAAATAACCTAAAAAAAGCTACCAGGAAATTTATCAAACCGGACAATAACTCTCTTGTTATTGAAGACCATATAGAAACTAATGTGCACACTAAAATGATCACCTGGCAAATGATGACTCAGGCAGATGTAAGTATTGTGGACGGAGGTGCTGTGCTTACCCAAGATGGGAAAAAGATAATGGTAGAGAATCTTTCTCACCCGGACATTATGGTATCCGTAATTTCACTTGACCCGGCACCGCTCGAACTTGACAGGCAAATTGAAGGGCTAAAAAGATTGGAGATTAGGATTCCCGCTTACCTGATTGAAGACAATACGGATGTAATCAAGGTTAAATTAAAAGCATTGTGATAACTTATAATTCAACTGCCAAAGGAGGTGCATCTTCCTTTGGCAGTCACTTTACGTTTGTGCTGCTGTTATGCTGCCTATTGTGCGCCTTCGCTCTACCGGTACTTGCCTCTGATTTTAAATTGGTGAAGCAAAGGGTAGTGACAGAATACCTGCTCGTGGAGGTGGATGATGAAGACATAGCAGAGCTGCTTGCTACACAAAAGCAAGACGGAACCTGGCCCGGAATTAATTACCAGGATGTTTCAAGAACAGGGTTTGAACATATTGTCCATACCACAAACATGGTTGACTTGGCCAAAGCTTACAGACAGCCAAATTCAAAGTATAAAGGTAGTCCAAAAGTAAAGCAAGCAATTTCCAATGCGCTAGACCATTGGGTACAAAACGATTATTTCTGCGACAATTGGTGGTACAATCAAATAGGCACACCAAATAATCTGGTGGCAGTGATGTTATTGTTAGGAGATGAATTGCCGGAAGAATTAGTGCAAGCTACCCAACCCATTATCGGAAGGGCACATCTCAATGCTTCTGGAGCAAGACCAAGTGGTGACAGGATAAAAATCGCTGGGATACTTGCCAAGAACCTGCTTTTTCTAGGAGAAAAAGAAAAATTTGAAGCGGTTTTAAAGGTAATTGAAGGAGAAATAAAATTTTCCACAGGTAGCCGTGGCCTTCAGAGAGACTTTAGCTTTCATCATCGAGTAGATCGGGTAAACAATACAAGTTCCTATGGATTAGGCTATGCAGATGCTTTTGTAGAATGGCTTGTATATACTGCAGACACCCGGTACGCATTTTCTTCTGATAAAGTAGCCATTTTGGTTGACTATTATTTAGATGGAATCAGTAAAAATCTGGCTTTCGGAAAGTATTTAGAGGCCGGAGCAAAAAATAGAAGCATTGCTAGACCTGGCGCTCTTCATGGCTTGGATGCGAAAACACCAAAAAAATTACTTCAGGCCACTGATTATCGGAAAGGTGATTTGGAAGAAATTGTAAAAATTAGAGAAGAAGGGATCCATAAGGTTTCCTTGTCCTATGGTAAGTATTTTTGGCAAACGGAATTCTTCACCTATCAGAGGCCGGGCTTTTTTACTTCTGTAAGAATGTACTCCATAAGGAATGACAATATGGAGGTGCCCTATAACAGTGAAGGATTAATGAACCATCACCGGGGAGATGGGACCAATCACCTTTCCATAACAGGAAAAGAATACTTTGATATTTTTCCGGTTATGGATTTTCAGAAAATTCCCGGGGCCACCATCCTGCAAAAAGAAAAGCTTCCGGACCCGGATCAAATTCAAAAATCCGGCTATACAGATTTTGTAGGCGCGGTCACAGATGATTTATATGGAAGTGTGGCTTTTGACTTTATCAGCCCCCATGATCCCCTAAAAGCCAGAAAAAGCTGGTTTTTCTTTGACAAGGAATATGTTTGTCTGGGAGCAGGTATAAATGCTAAAGGCAAGCAAGAGGTCTTTACTACCTTAAATCAATTGTTACTGAAGGGTGAAGTTTATGCCCAAGTAGGTCATCAAATGAAAATTTTGGAGTCAGGAAAGCATGGGCTCAAAAATCCGGACTGGATTTACCATGATCGAGTAGGCTATTTTATGTTAGCACCTCAGGATGTTGAATTGTCTTTTGGAGAGGTTACAGGAAATTGGACTTCCATTAACCGACAAACAAGGGCTCCCCAAGAGGATGTGACCAAAGAGGTGTTCAGCCTTTGGGTAAATCATGGAAATAATGTCAGACAGGAAAGCTATGCCTACATGATTTTACCTAATGCCAGCTTGGAGGAAACCAAGGCCTACCGGATTGATGACCAAATAGAAATATTGGCGAATACTCCGGAACTGCAGGCTGTGCGGCACAAACAGCTGCTACAAGTGCAGGCTAATTTTTACCAAGCGGGTAAACTTGATCTGGGAGATGGATTAGAATTAACCATGGATGGTCCGGGATTGGTTTTGCTTCACTTAGATGGTCAAAATATAGTAAAAATGGCCGTCTCCGATCCAAGTCGAAAGTTAGATAAAATGCACTTACAATTAAACAGTAAACTGAATCTACAGGGGACTCAACACCGGGTAGCATGGGATGCTGAACATTGGATAAGTAAAGTGACGGTACAACTTCCGGAAGGTGAGTTTGCCGGAAGTAGTGTGATTTTGGGAGATTAAAACGTAGCATTTCCAGTATCCTTTAGACTACTCTAAACCAGGTACTGCTTAAATTTAAGACAATAAACAAATGATGAATCGGAAAATACGCGTCAATTTAAGTCTTGTGTGGCTTGTATTTTTGGCTTTGGTTTCATGCAATCAAAAAAGTCAGGAAACTTCAAAAGAGCCCATTGTAATCGATGAGCGCGACCAAAAACTTAGTGTAAATAAAATCATACCTATAGATAGTGTATGGGCAGGTCATAGGGTAGGCTTTTCCATGCTTACCCACAAAAATCGTCAATACATTGCCTATTACAACAAAGACAGGCACATGACGGTGGGGCAAAGAAATCTTGATGAGGATCAATTTGAACTGTATCAACTGCCTGTGTTTGATAGGGAAGAAGGGCAAGGAACCAGCACCACACTTGGCTGGGATAGTCATAATTCTGTTACCATTGGTATTGATTCAGAGGGGTACTTGCATTTGGCCGGCAACATGCATGTGCATCCCATTACTTATTTCAGGGGTCAAGAGCCTCATGATATCAGCAGCCTAAAGCAAGAAATGGAAATGGTAGGCTCGAATGAAAAACGCTGTACTTACCCGCACTTTATGACAGACCGAGAAGGTCGTCTGCTGTTCCATTACAGAGATGGTGGAAGTGGCAATGGCAATGAGATTTACAATATTTACGATGTAGCTTCTAAGGAATGGACACGTTTGCTAGACAGTCCCTTGACAGATGGACAGGGAGAGATGAATGCCTATGCTTCTCAACCTTCCTTGAGAGAAGACAATTGGTACCATATGTATTGGGTATGGAGGGATACACCGGAATGTGAAACCAATCACGACCTGTCCTATATCAAAAGTCCGGACATGAAAAATTGGTACGATGCATTTGGCAACCAAGTGTTGCTTCCAGTTACCATCGATCAGAAAAATGTGGTTGTCGATCCGGTTCCACCAAAAGGGGGCATAATCAATCTTGCTGCCAAGTTATGCTTGGATGAAAACAATGCGCCATTGATGGCTTTTCATAAGTATGATGAAAATGGCAACTTACAATTTTATGTAAGCAGGATCGAAGAAGGCGCTTGGAAGGCCAAACAAGTAACCGACTGGGATTATCGTTGGGAGTTTTCCGGTCGGGGAAGTATACCTTCTGAAGTTCGGTTAGGGGATTTTAACCGAAGAGAAGATGGGAATTATGAACTGGGCTACCAACATATAAAATATGGTGAAGGGGTCTTGCTATTAGATAAAGATTTAAACACCATAGGGGAGGTGTTGAAACCGGATAATTTTGGTGCTGACCTTAAACTTGAGGGAGACTTTGAGGGGCTGGAAATAAGGACTACCAATGACTTAGGAGCGTCAGAAAATGGAAAAACCTATCGTTTGAAATGGGAAACCCTACCGCCAAACAGAGACAGGGCCTATCCTGAACCTTGGCCAAATCCATCTGTACTTTACTTGTACGAATTGGAATAGGGGGCTAAAAAAGAAACCATTAATGTCTTAATTGATGGTTTCTTTTACTTTCAATAGTTGATATAAGGCCTTAGCTAGGAAAAAAAATAAATGTGGTTGCTATCAAAATAAATATGTCCAAAATTTCATTAAATGCTATTAAGGTGCTTGGGTTGAATGTCTTGACCTTAAGTCTTTTGCTTCTTCATTCTTTAAGTGTCTTTTCGCAGCAAGTTTCTCATCCTTTTTTGATCGTAAAAGCAGATCAATTTGAACAGCACAGACAAAAGGCATTTTATGAACCCTGGAAATCCATGGCTGAGGATGCCCTAGAGATCACTAAAAAGGGGTTCAGTGAACCAATTATGGGAGCTTATGAACTTCAGGATTATATGGGAGCTGTTGCTTTGTCCTATATTTTATATCCCGAAGACAAAGACAGATATGCCCAAAAAGTCAAAGACCTTATTTTAAACAATTATTCAAAATTAGAACTTACTGAAAAAAGAGATTGGGGTGGTGTTGTTCCGCCCATGAGTTCATTCTTTGTGGCCATCCTGGCACTTGACATTGTTTACAATGATTTGACCAAAGAGGAGATTCTGGCTTGTGAAAAGTTGATTGAATCACAGCTTTCCAAGATCAACCGCAAAGGAAGTTGGACCGATGTAAGACTGGGTACCCATGGTGTTTGGGACATCTACAAAGGCGATCGGACCGGTCCGGACGATGCTTATTACAACGGGATTATGCATCAAATTACAACTGATGGAGTTTCCCCCGTAACGATTCATTACGCTTGGGAAAGAGTAGGGGGAGGAGACAGCCGTATCTCCAAAGCCGGATACATGGATGTTTTAGAATTTACCGGCATAGACAAGAGGTACTACAGCAATGAAAAGCTTAAAAAGTTCCACCGCTGGTTATTCAGTGCGAGTGTGAACAATAGCAAGGAAATGGCGATTATAGGGGACATGCTTCCTTCCCAAGGCTTGAAAAATGATTTGTTACATGCCAGGGTGGGGAATTTTGATGAGCAAGCTGCTGCCTATACAGCCTGGTTTCATGAAGAGGACAAGAAACGCGGCCATATTATCAGTTACCTGCTCCCTCACAGTAAATTGCCTTACCCGCAATATCCTAAAAGCAGTGTATATGAAGATGGCGGTGCCTTCTTAAGAGAAAGTGCGAAGAACCCTGAGGGCATCCATACAGTGCTTTACAATATTAAGAGTCAAGATGAATGGCATACCCACCAAGAAACCAACGGCTTGGCATTATCCGGAATGGGGAACAGGCTTTTGGTCAATGGAGGGAGACTTGGTGAACCCACCCGGGCTGCGGCTTTAAACAATACCCTCACCATAGATGGTAAAAACCATGATTCCAGATTAGGCAATGGAATTGTGGAATACATTAGTCGCGAGGATTTTGACTATGCCATGGGAGATGCAGGACCGGCCCTTCCCTCGGCTTTTCACAACCGAAGCATGATTTTGTTGCACAAAACTTCGCATTCAAAAGCATATGTACTTCTTTTGGATGAGGTGGAGGTAGAGCAAGGGCAAAAGATCATCTCTTACCTGCACCCTGCCAATGAAAGTCATATTGATACCCTTTTGGTAAATGAATCCTACCGGGCTGCAATAGATCATTTTCCCACAGTAGCAGGAACTGCATTGGACATCCATTACCTTACAAAGCCTGAGAGGATCAACCAAAGTTTGGTGGCCTCAGCAATACCTTCAAGGTATCCCAACCATCCGAAGCATTCCAGATTGGAAGCCATTTACTCTCCAGATAAATCGGGCAAGAATAGCATTGTAACTTTATTAAATCCTATGGCTGAAGCCGAAAAGGTTATTCAGCTTCAGCCAAGTCTCCAAGAAAATTATGATGCCCATATAATTCGACATAAAGAGGGTGCAGAAGACCTCGTTTTGAGCAGCCAAACACCGGATCGAACGATTTCATTTAATGGCCTGGTCTTTAAGGGAGATTTCTTTATTCATAGGGCAATTGCCGGAGATCCAGGTTTTATTTTCGTTAAAAATGCCACAGCTCTTACAGGTGGTGAGCTGGAATTTAAGGCAGAGCATAAGCTTACCCTATGGATGAAGCATCGATTTATAAGTGTACTCGCAAAAGAAAATACAGTCCTATATTTAAAAAGCAAAACTTCAAGAAGCTTATACATTGACGATAAAATAATAGAAAACCCAGAGACTGAGGATGAATGGATGAAAATTCCTTTGCCAAAGGGTACTCACAAGTTATACTTTAAGTAACTGCCTAAACCCATATCACAATGATCAAAACCAAACACTTATTCCTGCTTATTTCGGGGGTTATATTATCCCTAAACGCATTCAGTCAGGATCTAATCAGTAGCCGATACAGTGAGCAAGAGCTTGCCGAAGTGCTGATTCCCTTAAAAGATTGGCAACCTTTTCCGGCTTTAGAAAATAGAGAAGCCTGGAGCAAGGCGGACAAAGAGCAAATGGAATTTTATCTCGATTATGCCAATGAAAACATCAATTATTCATGGCCTTATATTCCTGCCACCAAGTCTTTGTTGATTCACAGGAATGGAAACAGGACCGAATACCAAGAAATTACCTTTGAAAAAAGGAGGGTTTTAGGAGCGATGATTTTGGCAGAATTGTATGAGAACAAGGGAAGGTTTATTGATCCCATTGTCAATGGGGTATGGTCCATTTGTGAGGAATCTTTTTGGGGAGTGCCCGCTCACCTTCCCAAAACAGATGAATATTCAGGATTGATGGATGTCTCAAAGCCATTCGTAGATTTATTTGCAGCCGAAACGGCCACTTATTTGGCTTGGGCAGATTACTTTTTGGGAGAAAAATTTGATGAGATTTCGCCACAGATAAGAAAAAGAATCCGGTATGAAACCAACTATAGGATTTTTGAACCTCTGATGAACAAACATCATGGTTGGATGTCTGCCAATGAAAATGGAAGACCCCCTAACAACTGGAACCCTTGGATCTGCTCCAACTGGATCAATACGGCCCTATTATTAGAAGGCAATGAGGCCAAGAGGGTAGCGCATGTAAACAAGGCCATGCGAGTACTGGACGAATTTTTGACACCTTATCCCGAAGATGGGGGATGTGATGAGGGACCGGGCTATTGGGGTGCCGCAGCAGCATCTTTATTTGACAACCTTTCCTTGTTGAATGAGGCTTCAAATGGAGCTTTTCAGTTTGCCTATGAGGATGAAAAGGTAAAGAATATGGGACGGTTTATTTATAGGGCGCAAATTAGTAAAGACTACTTTCTAAATTTCGCAGATGCCAGCCCCAAACCTACCATGGCGGCAGCCATGATTTACAGGTATGGAAAGGCCATTCAGGATCCGGACATGATGAAATTTGGGGCTTACTATATAGAGCAAAATGAAAAAGCCTTGCCAAGGTTTCATTATTTCAGACACTTCTTTGAAGTGTTTATGCAGGATGAATTGGCAGCGGCTGAAAAGGGACTTCCCTTGCCTAAAGATGTTTGGCTGAAAGACATCCAGGTAATGGTCGCCCGAGACCAGGAAGGAAGCACAGATGGCTTTTTCCTTGCTGCCAAAGGTGGACACAATGATGAAAGCCATAACCACAATGACATCGGAAACTATGTGGTATTTTACGATGGACTTCCTGTGTTAATAGATGTGGGAAGTGGAACTTATACCCGAAGGACTTTCAGTGGGGAGCGGTATTCCATTTGGTTCAACCGTTCGGACTACCACAACCTGCCTACTGTAAATGGGCAAACCCAAACAGCCGGAAGGGCCTACCAGGCCACGAAGGTTGCTTATGAAACCAATAGAAAAAGTTCATCCATGACTTTGGATATTAGCGAGTCCTATCCCGAATCTGCAGGTCTGGTTTCCTGGCAGCGAGACCTAGCGCTAAACCGTGGAAAAAGGGTAACAATTAAAGACACCTACAAGCTATCGGAAGCTGGAGAGATCATTCAGCACCTGATGACCGTTTATCCGGTAGAGGTAGTCAAGCCCGGTTTGATTTCCATTGCTTATCAGGGCAAAGACGGAAAAGTATCCCCCTTTGAAATCCAATACAATCCAAATGATATGGAAGTAGAAGTAGAGAAAATGCCATTTGATTTACCGGAAGATGAAGGCGTCGCAAGCAAGTGGGGTCAAGACATGTACCGAATCAACCTTACAAGCAAAGCTGAAGTAAAGGCCGGCAAAATGGACTTTACCGTCACCAAGAAATAAACTTCAATAGCCTAAAAAGCCAATAAAGTGATAATAAGCGTGGATAGGATTCACGCTTATTTTTTTTGTCCCACCCTCACCGGAGGCTGAGCCTGTCGAAGTCATAGAAATCCCCTCCCGGAGGCTGAGCCTGTCGAAGCCGTAGGTATCCCCTCACGGGAGGCTGAGCCTGTCGAAGCCGTAGGAATCGAAGAACGTTAGAAACCTATTACATATTTCGGGTTTTAGAAAGTTGAAAACTTTCCGCATTATAGGTCCAAGTTACACTTCGTTAAACTTGAACCAGTGTTACCGGAGGCTGAGCCTGTCGAAGCCGTAGAAATCCCCTCCCGGAGGCTGAGCCTGTCGAAGCCGTAGGAATTGAAAACGTTGATAACCTACCCTCACCGGAGGCTGAGCCTGTCGAAGCCTTAGAAGCCAAAGAGGGGTACTTCGGAAGTGGGGTAGGGTACTTCAGAACCTACCCATTGGAGTTTATAACCTCAATTACCCACCTTAAAACAGGGAGGGGGTACTTAAAACTGACAAGCTCGGACCTTTTAACTCGAATTTCCCGGTTCAGAACTGATATTTTTCACCTCAAACCTGAAAAATTCGACCAAAAACTGACAAGAAATAGGGTAAATATCGGAAAATAGGACAAAATTTCAGGAAAAGTCTTTGGATAAGGTCAAAATTACTAGGTTCAGAAGTGGGGAGGGGTACTTCAGAACCTACCCGTTGCAGTTATTTACTTCAAAATTCCAGTTATGAAGTGGGTAATTGAACCTTTTAGCCGGAAATTTCCGCCTTTTTGGCAGTATTTTTTAGGTTTTAACCAAAACATTTGACCAAAAACTGACAAGAGAGAAGGTTTAAAGTAAAGCATTTCAGCAAAATAATGCTTTGCATTGGGTTTTTTTAATTAAACTCGGATCCTTTAACAGGATTTCCTGGGCGCTCACATGGATGGTTGAAATCACTAGAGAATCAGCAGGTAGGAGATTTCAAGAGGTGTTTGACTATTTGGGGATAAATCTTGCGGATGCGGGAACATATAGGTTTCCGGCATTATCCGTTTACATACATCTGTAATAGTTTAACATCCGCTAGAGCAAAATATGCCTTAAACCTATCATTTTTCCAAAATCCCAAAAATCCCTGTATAAAGGTCATATAGGGTTTTTTATGTAGAAACATTTAGTTAGTTTAGTGGGCTGTATAAAATATATAAGTCACTTCTTGGGGAGGCTTATTTATATATAAATGTTGT
Protein-coding sequences here:
- a CDS encoding RagB/SusD family nutrient uptake outer membrane protein; the encoded protein is MKIYKFIWAAVCLTPLLLLSCNDDFLERYPLDEVSNETFWNTENDLMVYNNSLYHLALNDDNVPILHGHFDGFNSHWGSYWFLDEFSDNLAPRHDRHAFFQQVRAGKQIVPNGGQWFGYKGWNFVRAINVGLENYDKADIPEDTRNKYVGEARLLRGWFYAEKVQKFGDVPWVDRELNIDSDELFAARTPREEAMDKVLEDLNFATENIPDDWGDGNEPGRLNRWAALAIKSRLCLYEGTWRKYHGGSNAEMWIREAAEAAKEVIDNSPYAIYNTGDSENDFNSFMRKIDISGNPEVMVWRRYQLGIYTNHVQSYFSYSGGATKSFVEDFLATDGKPISISTLYQGDDTIEDVFANRDPRLRQTILHPDDTEKYNYDRGDGRDYPRVVGMSGGFTTTTGYHIIKHYNADDMIGKAYNTAESPAIILRYAEVLLNYAEAKAELGEITQGDLDLSINQLRDRVNMPHLMMDPPMDPRYANDGVSPLIVEIRRERRVELFLEGFRYNDLKRWKQGKKLEIPDMGVQWSPENQARFEGATVQTSVDPESGKTYIDVYKGTDWANPVFDEAKHYLWPLPLDDLAQNPQLVQNPGYN
- a CDS encoding heparinase II/III domain-containing protein: MKIAKPILPLLITIAMLWNPLFAVEADFLSMDTVKLENPITVNYLKRHLKKSGPKLALTPALERNLKRKIKSDPLVRNYYNALKANADDVLTMPVLTRNVIGRRLLGTSRDMLHRVNVLGIAYLIEKDKKYLDKINEEVIAVSNFSDWNPSHFLDVAEMATAVALAIDWVGDDLPAATVKLAKEALIQKGIEPSWNGNKGRMYGTNNWNQVCNAGMIAASLVIADQDIELAAKTIHRSLDGIPNGLMQYGPDGAYPEGSTYWGYGTAFTVLTSAMLKTAFKTDFGIGDYPAFKESADFRILTIAPSGNYYNYADCGDRHSNAGDIILAWFATQTGNSLYIEDDKFSQPVADFGKLHRIAGAGLVWLAQFEKTAEAELPLVYKGDGKNPIVIMRDGKGYYFGGKGGKGTVSHGNLDAGSFIWELNGVRWSIDPGNQNYNELEQAGFDLWGSCQDCERWNLLTKNNYGHSTLTVNGELHVNDGFAKMLSVTKGDQPGAEFDLTPVFGNNLKKATRKFIKPDNNSLVIEDHIETNVHTKMITWQMMTQADVSIVDGGAVLTQDGKKIMVENLSHPDIMVSVISLDPAPLELDRQIEGLKRLEIRIPAYLIEDNTDVIKVKLKAL
- a CDS encoding polysaccharide lyase family 8 super-sandwich domain-containing protein — protein: MITYNSTAKGGASSFGSHFTFVLLLCCLLCAFALPVLASDFKLVKQRVVTEYLLVEVDDEDIAELLATQKQDGTWPGINYQDVSRTGFEHIVHTTNMVDLAKAYRQPNSKYKGSPKVKQAISNALDHWVQNDYFCDNWWYNQIGTPNNLVAVMLLLGDELPEELVQATQPIIGRAHLNASGARPSGDRIKIAGILAKNLLFLGEKEKFEAVLKVIEGEIKFSTGSRGLQRDFSFHHRVDRVNNTSSYGLGYADAFVEWLVYTADTRYAFSSDKVAILVDYYLDGISKNLAFGKYLEAGAKNRSIARPGALHGLDAKTPKKLLQATDYRKGDLEEIVKIREEGIHKVSLSYGKYFWQTEFFTYQRPGFFTSVRMYSIRNDNMEVPYNSEGLMNHHRGDGTNHLSITGKEYFDIFPVMDFQKIPGATILQKEKLPDPDQIQKSGYTDFVGAVTDDLYGSVAFDFISPHDPLKARKSWFFFDKEYVCLGAGINAKGKQEVFTTLNQLLLKGEVYAQVGHQMKILESGKHGLKNPDWIYHDRVGYFMLAPQDVELSFGEVTGNWTSINRQTRAPQEDVTKEVFSLWVNHGNNVRQESYAYMILPNASLEETKAYRIDDQIEILANTPELQAVRHKQLLQVQANFYQAGKLDLGDGLELTMDGPGLVLLHLDGQNIVKMAVSDPSRKLDKMHLQLNSKLNLQGTQHRVAWDAEHWISKVTVQLPEGEFAGSSVILGD